A single genomic interval of Candidatus Bathyanammoxibius amoris harbors:
- a CDS encoding ATP-binding protein, producing MKVAAIKIHNILGIESLEIKPNSMTFIEGENGAGKTSVLEAIKAIIHGGHDATLLRNGADKGEIVLVLDNG from the coding sequence ATGAAGGTCGCAGCGATTAAGATTCACAATATCCTTGGGATTGAGAGCTTGGAAATCAAGCCTAATTCCATGACGTTTATTGAGGGTGAAAACGGCGCGGGCAAGACAAGCGTGCTTGAGGCTATCAAGGCCATTATACACGGTGGGCATGATGCCACGCTGTTAAGGAACGGTGCAGACAAGGGGGAGATCGTTCTGGTCCTTGATAACGGCG